The sequence below is a genomic window from Rhizobium sp. NXC14.
TCAAGTCGCGCGTCGAGGACGATGTCGGTTATCTCCGCATCATCTCCTTCACCGAAAAGACCTATCCCGACATGGAGAAGGCGATCAAGAAGATCAAGGACACCGTTCCGGCCGACAAGCTGAAGGGTTACGTCCTTGACCTGCGCCTCAATCCGGGCGGTCTGCTCGACCAGGCGATCAATGTCTCCGATGCCCTGCTGCAGCGTGGCGAGGTCGTTTCGACCCGCGGCCGCAATCCCGATGAAACCCGCCGCTTCAATGCCGGCCCGGGCGATCTGACGGACGGCAAGCCGGTTATTGTGCTGATCAACGGCGGTTCGGCGTCCGCATCGGAAATCGTCGCCGGCGCCCTTCAGGATCTTCGTCGCGCCACCGTTCTCGGCACCCGCTCCTTCGGCAAGGGTTCCGTCCAGACGATCATCCCGCTCGGCGAAAACGGCGCGCTACGCCTGACCACGGCGCTCTATTACACGCCGTCGGGGCGCTCGATCCAGGGCACCGGCATCACACCCGACATTAAGGTCGAGGAGCCGCTGCCGGAGGAACTTCAGGGCAAGATGGTGACGGAGGGTGAATCCAGCCTGCGCGGCCACATCAAGGGCCAGAGCGAAACCGACGAGGGTTCAGGCTCCGTTGCCTATGTGCCGCCAGACCCGAAGGACGACGTTCAGCTGAACTACGCGCTCGACCTGCTGCGCGGCAAGAAGACCGACCCGGCCTTCCCGCCGAACCCGGACAAGGCCGTCGTCGCCAAGTAATCGATCATTGCAAGGCCGGGCACTCGCCCGGCCTTGACCCTTTCTGCTGTTTCCCGGTTTGGAGCGGGCGAGAAAATTGGGAACGGACCTGCATGCGCCTTTGGGGCG
It includes:
- a CDS encoding S41 family peptidase — protein: MIRRASLVLVGALMGATAMSVIYSAGVPAEAAGSSTYKELSVFGDVFERVRAQYVTPPAEDKLIENAINGMLSSLDPHSSYMNAKDAEDMRTQTKGEFGGLGIEVTMEDELVKVITPIDDTPAAKAGVLAGDYISEIDGQSVRGLKLEDAVEKMRGAVNTPIKLTLIRKGADKPIELTIVRDVVAVQAVKSRVEDDVGYLRIISFTEKTYPDMEKAIKKIKDTVPADKLKGYVLDLRLNPGGLLDQAINVSDALLQRGEVVSTRGRNPDETRRFNAGPGDLTDGKPVIVLINGGSASASEIVAGALQDLRRATVLGTRSFGKGSVQTIIPLGENGALRLTTALYYTPSGRSIQGTGITPDIKVEEPLPEELQGKMVTEGESSLRGHIKGQSETDEGSGSVAYVPPDPKDDVQLNYALDLLRGKKTDPAFPPNPDKAVVAK